One part of the Mytilus trossulus isolate FHL-02 chromosome 11, PNRI_Mtr1.1.1.hap1, whole genome shotgun sequence genome encodes these proteins:
- the LOC134690368 gene encoding uncharacterized protein LOC134690368 → MDFYASRLCAVILVTIACLQPILTAENYRCFRANRGLSSGCSIPLFKKFPYKRSFTPPCQRHDICYGCARKFGKSRFYCDNLFLRDMLKVCNRMSFLKRVGCKHFARRVYYKAVRTAGALFFSRTPKSECNRSWVRSCFP, encoded by the exons ATGGACTTTTACGCTAGCAG ATTATGTGCTGTTATACTTGTCACCATAGCATGTCTGCAGCCAATACTAACAGCAGAGAACTACCGTTGTTTCCGGGCAAATAGAGGGCTATCCAGTGGCTGTAGTATccctttatttaaaaagtttccTTACAAAAGATCATTCACGCCACCATGCCAGCGTCACGATATTTGTTACGGATGT GCTAGAAAATTCGGTAAAAGCAGATTTTACTGTGACAATCTTTTCTTACGAGACATGCTGAAAGTTTGTAACAGGATGTCATTTCTCAAGAGAGTAGGATGCAAACATTTTGCACGTCGTGTGTATTATAAAGCTGTTCGTACTGCAGGTGCACTATTCTTTAGTAGGACCCCAAAGTCCGAATGCAACCGAAGCTGGGTGCGCAGTTGTTTTCCGTGA